Proteins encoded together in one Polaribacter reichenbachii window:
- a CDS encoding RagB/SusD family nutrient uptake outer membrane protein: protein MIKIKTNFKTIFLLLVTFSLVTSCSDVILKENPSTFVDPDALLVDKAGAEIYLVGAYDAIHNLLGSGGSGVEPFAIHWGTIATDEVVVPGWGGAGRKEMYLQQVSPSMGSISSMWRQLYKAVNIANSVVDRVGAMTPDQIETEDKEYIVAQAKWIRAATYFALVNAFENVPLITNETIDLNNLEVSQASPAEVYDFIVQNLIEAEAHLPSEQGGGRVTKGAANALLGKVYLQMTGFPLNQTDKFSLAEKALNKVITSGVYDLLPNYAEVFDLEHEQSVEMIISFSMEGPGLSEGGNLSTFYGPNGSVNEGGGWGTCYINHEFRKDYETDDLRLRNNIAVHNANDVSPEEAVEIDPSTWPATEGAWRAWKWHAEKPNSYANDTPFDNPYIRYADVLLLYAEALNGQGKLTQSVLDMTVNRLRGRARAVDGAVADMVLGSQQENADELLAERRRELCFEGWRRFDLVRYGKYKETILNINEAGWWNAGNPGVNYEDHEIRWPIPDSEMQLNPNLVQNPGY, encoded by the coding sequence ATGATAAAAATAAAAACAAATTTTAAAACAATTTTCCTATTGTTGGTAACATTTTCGCTTGTTACTTCCTGTAGTGATGTTATCTTAAAAGAGAACCCATCTACATTCGTAGATCCAGATGCTCTTTTGGTAGATAAAGCTGGTGCAGAAATTTATTTAGTTGGTGCTTACGATGCTATTCATAACCTTTTAGGTTCTGGAGGTAGTGGTGTTGAGCCATTTGCAATTCATTGGGGTACAATTGCTACAGATGAAGTTGTAGTGCCTGGTTGGGGTGGTGCAGGTAGAAAAGAAATGTATCTACAGCAAGTTTCTCCTTCAATGGGGTCAATTTCTAGTATGTGGAGGCAGTTGTATAAAGCTGTAAATATTGCAAATAGTGTAGTAGATAGAGTAGGTGCAATGACGCCAGATCAAATAGAAACAGAAGATAAAGAATACATTGTTGCTCAAGCAAAATGGATAAGAGCTGCAACGTATTTTGCTTTAGTAAATGCATTCGAAAATGTGCCTTTAATTACAAACGAAACAATAGATTTAAATAATTTAGAAGTAAGTCAAGCTAGTCCTGCAGAAGTGTACGATTTTATAGTGCAAAATTTAATTGAAGCAGAAGCACATTTACCAAGCGAACAAGGTGGAGGTAGAGTAACAAAAGGTGCAGCAAATGCTTTGTTAGGTAAAGTATATTTACAAATGACAGGTTTTCCTTTAAACCAAACAGATAAGTTTTCATTAGCTGAAAAAGCTTTAAACAAAGTAATTACAAGTGGCGTTTATGATTTATTACCAAATTATGCAGAAGTGTTCGATTTAGAACACGAGCAAAGTGTAGAAATGATTATATCTTTCTCTATGGAAGGACCAGGATTAAGTGAAGGAGGAAACTTAAGTACTTTTTACGGGCCAAATGGAAGTGTAAACGAAGGTGGAGGCTGGGGAACTTGCTATATTAATCACGAATTTAGAAAAGATTACGAAACTGATGATTTAAGATTACGAAACAATATAGCAGTTCATAATGCAAATGATGTTTCTCCTGAAGAAGCAGTAGAAATAGACCCAAGTACTTGGCCAGCAACAGAAGGTGCATGGAGAGCTTGGAAATGGCATGCAGAAAAACCAAATTCTTATGCAAACGATACACCTTTCGATAACCCATATATTAGATATGCAGATGTATTATTGTTATACGCAGAGGCTTTAAATGGGCAAGGTAAACTTACACAATCTGTTTTAGATATGACTGTAAATAGATTAAGAGGAAGAGCAAGAGCTGTAGATGGTGCTGTTGCAGATATGGTTTTAGGATCACAACAAGAAAATGCTGATGAGTTATTAGCAGAAAGAAGAAGAGAACTTTGTTTTGAAGGATGGAGACGTTTCGATTTAGTAAGATATGGTAAATATAAAGAAACTATTCTTAACATAAACGAAGCTGGCTGGTGGAATGCAGGTAACCCTGGTGTTAATTATGAAGATCACGAAATTAGATGGCCTATTCCAGATTCTGAAATGCAATTGAACCCTAATTTAGTTCAAAATCCGGGTTATTAA
- a CDS encoding SusC/RagA family TonB-linked outer membrane protein, protein MKLNLRAYWRLKTIFSCLICLMTFGVAHAQLQNITGTVSSGGEPLPGASVVVKGTKVGVTADFDGNYTIVAKPGDILVFTYIGFVKKEVTVGTSKKMNVSLSEDVAKLDEIVVIGYGSVRRKDLTGAVVSLKTEDLDKVKPVSFEGTLAAKASGVQVVSSEGGPGAGSKIRIRGGTSINASSDPLYVIDGFAIEGTAQGTGLGIGNSSTSPLANIDPSNIQSIEILKDASATAIYGSRGANGVILITTKRGKKGRANLSFETFTSFSTISNKLDLLTAQEFVDYRLEYTPWDPNVEGNQFMGAYRDQYGNPIDLNDPRVILTDWQDEITRTAITTNYKIGLSGGTDKTSYSASFSYLNQEGIIKTTDYERYSANFRVDQNISDKLKTGISLNVGYNQSGGIVSAATENGNGRSGVITQAVLFSPAQGLTQYDDAVYDENGRIVSLRNGDVSNPNLILENDINKRIGYNIYSNAYIQYKLTDDLIFKSSIRLNMFGNKGKRYFSEKFGWGQSANGRAFVGTGLGKGITVEQNLNWRKSFGVHTFNVTAVYEQQQGSYENLITASTGFNLPNINIDNLGTAEVTLPSRSDYSDSVLKSYLARIQYDFSDKWTLNVSGRYDGSSRFAEGGRWGFFPSAGIAWKTSNEDFLKGNNVISNLKLKASYGETGNASIGSYRSLARASLASAIFNGSSLTTGVAINQLSNPDLTWETTSQLDAGISLGLFDSKIAMEIDYYEKETTDLLLARPLPTTSGFETSFQNIGSMTNKGFEFSLNTVNIETEDFSWTSNFNISFNKNEITNLGDADEFFVTATGSNQITNDYVVRVGESLGSIFGIEVDGVYNYSDFAAFDGLSNAEAAAKMRQDAADQNLPYYDLTYTLKDGTVTSSGVGNLDNYRPGMPKFVDQNGDGNVDAEDRTIIGRTAPKHFGGLTNNFKYKQFDLTVIAQWSYGNDVYNKNRDKGEATAIPYFNKYGTQADRWTPENPDTDVAGIWGYGDAGIGGNTYSHFIEDGSYLRIANITLGYNLPKKTTEKMGIKSIRFYGAVDNAFLFTKYTGFDPDVSVGNNQLTPGLDSDSYPRARTFRLGLNVGF, encoded by the coding sequence ATGAAGCTTAATTTACGTGCTTACTGGCGGTTAAAAACAATCTTTTCTTGTTTAATTTGCCTTATGACATTTGGAGTTGCCCATGCTCAATTACAAAATATTACGGGTACTGTTTCTTCTGGAGGAGAACCACTCCCTGGGGCTAGTGTAGTGGTTAAAGGAACCAAAGTGGGAGTTACTGCAGATTTTGATGGTAACTACACCATTGTTGCTAAACCAGGAGATATTTTAGTGTTTACTTATATCGGTTTTGTAAAAAAAGAAGTTACAGTTGGTACATCTAAAAAAATGAACGTTTCGCTTTCTGAAGACGTTGCAAAATTAGATGAGATTGTAGTAATCGGTTATGGTAGTGTTAGAAGAAAAGATTTAACGGGTGCAGTTGTATCTCTTAAAACAGAAGATTTAGACAAAGTAAAGCCTGTTTCTTTTGAGGGTACTTTAGCTGCAAAAGCATCTGGTGTACAAGTTGTATCTTCTGAAGGTGGACCAGGAGCTGGGTCTAAAATTCGTATTCGTGGAGGTACTTCTATTAATGCAAGTAGCGATCCTTTATATGTAATTGATGGTTTTGCAATAGAAGGTACAGCACAAGGTACAGGTCTTGGTATCGGTAACAGTAGTACAAGTCCGTTAGCAAACATAGATCCTAGTAACATTCAGTCTATAGAAATTTTAAAAGATGCATCTGCAACAGCTATTTATGGTTCTAGAGGAGCAAACGGTGTAATTTTAATTACCACTAAAAGAGGTAAAAAAGGTAGAGCAAATTTAAGTTTTGAAACGTTTACTAGTTTTTCAACTATTTCTAATAAGTTAGATTTATTAACAGCTCAAGAATTTGTAGATTATAGATTAGAGTATACTCCTTGGGATCCTAATGTAGAAGGTAACCAATTTATGGGAGCTTATAGAGATCAATATGGTAATCCAATAGATTTAAACGATCCAAGAGTAATTTTAACAGATTGGCAAGACGAAATTACACGTACTGCAATTACTACGAACTATAAAATTGGTTTAAGTGGGGGTACAGATAAAACTTCATATTCTGCTTCTTTCTCTTATTTAAATCAAGAAGGTATTATTAAAACTACAGATTATGAAAGATATTCAGCAAATTTTAGAGTAGATCAAAATATTTCTGATAAACTAAAAACAGGTATCAGTTTAAATGTAGGTTATAACCAAAGTGGAGGTATTGTTTCTGCTGCAACAGAAAATGGTAATGGTAGATCTGGTGTTATTACACAAGCAGTTTTATTTAGCCCTGCACAAGGTTTAACACAATATGATGATGCTGTTTATGATGAAAATGGAAGAATTGTTTCTTTAAGAAATGGAGATGTTTCTAACCCAAATTTAATTTTAGAGAACGATATCAACAAAAGAATAGGTTACAACATCTATAGTAATGCATACATACAATATAAGCTTACAGACGATTTAATTTTTAAATCTTCTATAAGATTAAATATGTTTGGTAATAAAGGTAAAAGATACTTTTCAGAAAAATTTGGTTGGGGTCAATCTGCAAATGGTAGAGCTTTTGTAGGTACAGGTTTAGGTAAAGGTATAACTGTAGAGCAAAATTTAAATTGGCGAAAATCTTTTGGTGTACACACGTTTAATGTTACAGCAGTTTACGAACAACAGCAAGGTTCTTATGAAAATCTTATAACTGCATCAACAGGATTTAATTTACCAAATATTAATATTGATAATCTAGGAACAGCAGAAGTAACTTTACCTTCTCGATCTGATTATTCAGACAGTGTTTTAAAATCTTATTTAGCAAGAATTCAATATGATTTTTCTGATAAATGGACATTAAATGTTAGTGGACGTTATGATGGTTCTTCTCGTTTTGCAGAAGGTGGTAGATGGGGTTTCTTTCCGTCTGCAGGTATTGCTTGGAAAACATCTAACGAAGATTTCTTAAAAGGAAACAATGTAATTAGTAACTTAAAATTAAAAGCAAGTTATGGTGAAACAGGTAATGCTTCAATTGGTTCTTACAGATCTTTAGCAAGAGCAAGTTTAGCAAGTGCAATTTTTAATGGTAGTTCTTTAACAACTGGGGTTGCTATTAATCAATTATCAAATCCAGATTTAACTTGGGAAACTACTTCTCAATTAGATGCAGGTATTTCTTTAGGTTTATTTGATAGTAAAATAGCTATGGAAATCGATTATTACGAAAAAGAAACTACAGATTTATTATTAGCAAGACCATTACCAACAACTTCTGGTTTCGAGACTTCTTTTCAAAATATTGGTTCTATGACTAATAAAGGTTTTGAATTTTCTTTAAACACTGTAAATATAGAAACAGAAGACTTCTCTTGGACATCTAATTTTAACATCAGTTTTAATAAAAACGAGATTACTAATTTAGGTGATGCAGATGAGTTTTTTGTAACAGCAACTGGTTCTAACCAAATCACTAATGATTACGTAGTAAGAGTTGGTGAATCTTTAGGATCTATATTTGGTATTGAGGTAGATGGAGTTTATAATTATTCAGATTTTGCTGCTTTTGATGGTTTAAGTAATGCAGAAGCTGCTGCTAAAATGAGACAAGATGCTGCAGATCAAAATTTACCTTATTACGATTTAACGTATACACTTAAAGATGGTACAGTGACTTCTTCTGGTGTTGGTAATTTAGATAATTATCGTCCAGGAATGCCAAAATTTGTAGATCAAAATGGAGATGGAAACGTAGATGCAGAAGACAGAACAATTATTGGTAGAACTGCACCAAAACACTTTGGTGGTTTAACAAATAACTTTAAATATAAGCAGTTCGATTTAACAGTAATTGCACAATGGTCTTATGGTAATGATGTTTATAACAAAAATAGAGATAAAGGAGAAGCTACTGCAATTCCTTACTTTAATAAATATGGTACACAAGCAGATCGTTGGACACCAGAAAATCCAGACACAGATGTAGCTGGTATTTGGGGTTATGGAGACGCAGGTATTGGTGGTAATACATATTCTCACTTTATAGAAGATGGTTCTTATTTAAGAATTGCAAACATTACTTTGGGTTACAATCTTCCTAAAAAGACTACAGAGAAAATGGGCATAAAATCAATCAGATTTTATGGAGCTGTAGATAACGCTTTCTTATTTACAAAATATACAGGTTTCGATCCAGATGTTAGTGTAGGTAACAATCAATTAACGCCAGGTTTAGATTCTGATTCTTATCCAAGAGCAAGAACGTTTAGGTTAGGTTTAAATGTTGGGTTTTAA
- a CDS encoding TonB-dependent receptor plug domain-containing protein — MIQSISSHKKKLYILTLFVCLGLLYNCSSVNKTTASKTTQKIDKKTENESLNIDLSLANQLRKVAGVSVQGNGMGAIIFIRGKSSINMKSDPLFLINDQIINGGYSAVYNMLDPRDIIEIEVLKNANETSPFGVRGANGVIKITTK; from the coding sequence TTGATACAATCTATCTCTTCTCACAAAAAAAAGCTGTATATTTTAACTTTATTTGTATGCTTAGGTTTACTATATAATTGCAGTTCTGTAAACAAGACAACAGCATCAAAAACTACACAAAAGATTGATAAAAAAACCGAAAATGAATCTTTAAACATAGATTTATCATTGGCAAATCAATTAAGAAAAGTGGCCGGTGTATCTGTTCAAGGAAATGGAATGGGTGCAATTATTTTTATCCGAGGAAAATCATCTATAAATATGAAATCTGATCCATTATTTTTGATTAACGATCAGATTATTAATGGTGGGTATTCTGCTGTATACAATATGCTAGACCCAAGAGATATTATAGAAATAGAAGTTTTAAAAAATGCAAATGAAACATCTCCTTTTGGTGTAAGAGGAGCAAATGGTGTAATAAAAATAACAACCAAATAA
- a CDS encoding tetratricopeptide repeat protein, producing MKFNDINNNHYLTNKYFLGFLLLFLGCTFKHYSQDKKVKDPLYNKALSLKFSNQDSAIYYFKKGYNLRIAQKDTVGAIQQLMGLSDLYSHKLNYEKSYDGYWKALLLAEKSNDSISKSKIYIGLGWLYSFYKRDKKAIEYFNKSSAIRKGLHQLKKIHRSYLSQNYFAFVCHYRTNNNFSKARLYLDSLKQVKDSYLKSSKSFYYESEFGYLASLDGNHKTALKKLYRSKKYFENSNPSYLVVIHTLIAKVFLRMNDDKNAEKHFRKSLKISETYNSHLNYKLDVYNQLYQLSLKTNRYKKAIDYLLKAKDLDHKIFGINSLENAPLFEIKDQYRIEKDKQTQLFNQQKIKELEHEDKIWFLQSILLSITIISLILFGYFYFQKIREKHKNEKNLLKEKQKLELKKQKEIIEIKNKELTESALRIIEKDEFIDSINRKLKNESGKIDVNIIKRIIRNIQGNSKSNWSEFEARFTSINQSFYEELKTKFPNLRQSDLKLCALAKLNFSSKDMSKLLGISVESVHTSRSRLRKKLGLNRNDNLEEFINNL from the coding sequence ATGAAATTTAATGATATTAATAATAATCATTACTTAACAAATAAATACTTTCTTGGTTTTTTATTGCTTTTTCTGGGCTGTACTTTTAAACATTACAGTCAAGATAAAAAGGTGAAAGACCCTTTATATAATAAGGCATTATCATTAAAATTTAGCAATCAAGACAGTGCAATTTATTATTTTAAAAAAGGTTACAATCTAAGAATTGCTCAAAAAGACACTGTTGGTGCCATACAACAATTAATGGGCCTTTCTGATTTATATTCGCACAAACTCAATTACGAAAAGTCTTATGATGGCTATTGGAAAGCACTTTTATTAGCAGAAAAATCTAATGATTCTATCTCTAAATCTAAAATTTATATTGGTTTAGGTTGGTTATACAGCTTTTATAAAAGAGATAAAAAGGCGATTGAATATTTTAATAAATCATCTGCTATTAGAAAAGGGTTACATCAACTGAAAAAAATCCATAGAAGTTATTTATCTCAAAACTATTTTGCTTTTGTTTGTCATTATAGAACCAACAACAACTTTTCTAAAGCACGTTTGTACTTAGATAGTTTAAAGCAGGTAAAAGACTCTTACTTAAAATCTAGCAAGAGTTTTTATTATGAATCAGAATTTGGGTATTTGGCTTCTCTTGATGGCAATCATAAAACTGCATTAAAAAAATTATATCGTTCCAAAAAATATTTCGAGAACAGTAATCCATCATATTTAGTGGTTATTCATACGCTTATTGCAAAAGTATTTCTTAGAATGAATGATGATAAAAATGCTGAAAAACATTTTAGAAAATCATTAAAAATTTCTGAAACATATAACAGTCATTTAAATTATAAACTCGATGTTTACAATCAACTGTATCAATTAAGTTTAAAAACGAATAGATATAAAAAAGCGATAGATTACTTATTAAAAGCAAAAGATTTAGACCATAAAATATTCGGAATTAACAGTCTAGAAAACGCGCCTCTTTTCGAAATAAAAGATCAATATAGAATTGAAAAAGATAAGCAAACTCAGCTTTTTAATCAGCAAAAAATTAAAGAATTAGAACACGAAGATAAAATATGGTTTTTACAAAGTATTTTGTTAAGTATTACCATAATTTCTCTAATTCTCTTCGGATATTTTTACTTTCAAAAAATTAGAGAAAAGCATAAAAACGAAAAAAATCTTTTAAAAGAAAAGCAAAAATTAGAGCTTAAAAAACAGAAAGAAATTATTGAAATTAAGAACAAAGAATTAACAGAATCTGCACTCAGAATTATTGAAAAAGACGAATTTATAGACAGTATAAATAGAAAGTTAAAAAATGAGAGCGGTAAAATAGATGTTAATATTATTAAACGTATTATTAGAAATATACAAGGTAATTCTAAAAGCAATTGGTCTGAATTTGAAGCTAGATTTACCAGTATAAATCAGAGTTTTTATGAAGAATTAAAAACTAAATTCCCAAATTTAAGACAATCTGATTTAAAATTATGTGCGCTTGCAAAATTGAATTTCTCTAGTAAAGATATGTCTAAATTATTAGGGATTTCTGTAGAAAGTGTGCATACTTCTAGAAGTAGATTACGTAAAAAATTAGGCTTAAATAGAAACGATAATTTAGAAGAATTTATAAATAACCTTTAA
- a CDS encoding glycerate kinase — protein MKIVIAPDKFKNSLTGLDFCEIIEKEILTKNSNIEVVQLPLADGGDGTIEVVNFYLKGKVIEITVNNPFFKPVKASYLYSENSKTAFIEMAEASGVKLLDESEFDCINATTFGTGEMIADAINKGAKTIILGIGGSATNDCGIGMAAALGYQFLDENNNLVKPVGANLSKIKSINASEIEQGISNVDFKIACDVTNPLYGKNGAAFVYGAQKGASEKEIILLNKGLEDFAKVLNDVFTTDVQAVKGAGAAGGMGIASKLFLNGSLEPGIQLIKNLAIFDKKIKNADWIITGEGKLDNQTLSGKTIQGVLESAKKDAVKVAAFCGKVEMNQKELDSIGILYADDIMSVAKDFNDAVTNTKIYLKQLVNNFLDKEI, from the coding sequence TTGAAAATTGTTATAGCACCAGATAAGTTTAAAAATTCGCTAACAGGTTTAGACTTTTGCGAAATAATAGAAAAAGAAATTCTAACAAAAAATTCTAACATAGAGGTTGTACAACTTCCGCTGGCAGATGGTGGAGATGGTACAATTGAAGTTGTCAACTTCTATTTAAAAGGAAAAGTGATAGAAATAACTGTAAACAATCCTTTTTTTAAACCTGTAAAAGCTTCGTATTTATATTCAGAAAATTCTAAAACTGCATTTATAGAAATGGCAGAAGCTTCTGGGGTTAAGCTGTTAGATGAATCTGAATTCGATTGTATAAATGCCACTACTTTTGGTACAGGAGAAATGATTGCTGATGCTATAAATAAAGGCGCAAAAACTATTATTTTAGGTATTGGAGGCAGTGCAACTAACGATTGTGGAATAGGAATGGCTGCTGCTTTGGGTTATCAATTTTTAGATGAAAATAATAATCTAGTAAAGCCAGTAGGTGCAAATTTATCTAAAATTAAATCGATAAACGCCTCAGAAATTGAACAAGGAATTAGCAATGTAGATTTTAAAATTGCTTGCGATGTTACCAATCCTTTATATGGTAAAAACGGAGCTGCTTTTGTTTATGGTGCGCAAAAAGGAGCATCAGAAAAAGAAATTATTTTACTAAATAAAGGGTTAGAAGATTTTGCTAAAGTTTTAAATGATGTTTTTACTACAGATGTACAAGCTGTAAAAGGAGCAGGTGCTGCAGGTGGAATGGGAATTGCCTCGAAATTATTTTTGAACGGCTCTTTAGAACCCGGAATTCAGTTGATAAAAAACCTTGCTATTTTCGATAAAAAAATAAAAAATGCAGATTGGATTATTACTGGAGAAGGTAAATTAGATAACCAAACGTTGTCTGGTAAAACGATACAAGGCGTATTAGAATCTGCCAAAAAGGATGCTGTAAAAGTAGCCGCTTTTTGTGGAAAAGTAGAAATGAATCAGAAAGAATTAGATAGTATTGGTATTCTTTATGCTGATGATATTATGAGTGTTGCCAAAGATTTTAATGATGCTGTAACCAATACAAAAATCTATTTAAAACAATTAGTTAACAATTTTTTAGACAAAGAAATTTAG
- a CDS encoding sodium:solute symporter → MNYIDYIIIVVYLLGFLGIGYFFKENKNSKDYFLGGQSMGWFPLSLSTMATQLSAISFISAPAFVGLKEGGGLQWLTYEFGVPLAMAFLLIAIIPTLYNSGIVSVYEYLEKRFDASSRLLISFVFQISRSVATGVMVYTMALILQATVGIDFWISVLIIGIITMIYSFQGGMKAVIWGDVIQMCILFFGIVVCLIYGISELGGFENFLTNVDQERLTAVDFSKWGFNNADKNDEFGFWPMVIGGFFLYASYYGTDQTQSQRLLSAKGLPTIKKLLLANGLLRFPITLTYCIMGLVLGTLLLQDASFQSLMDSVYQSNIGSLEGKKADLMVPVFIIKYLPNGIIGILIVAIMSAAMSSLSSTVNSLSAVSLEDFIKRFKPNMSDKQYVSYSRLLSVFWGLVCLFFAFFAGSIEGTVIEVINKISSIFYGPILAAFILAILTKKTHALGANIGIVAGVAFNMYLWLYVPDVFWFWWNAIGCFVTIFVAYTVSLLIKRETKEGLEVVFYKGGKKEVALLLGYFIIIVILAMFLVNFLS, encoded by the coding sequence ATGAATTATATAGATTACATAATTATTGTAGTTTACCTCTTAGGTTTTTTAGGAATTGGGTACTTCTTTAAAGAAAATAAAAACTCTAAAGATTACTTTTTAGGAGGACAGTCCATGGGGTGGTTTCCACTGAGTTTATCAACAATGGCAACTCAACTTTCTGCCATAAGTTTTATTTCTGCGCCTGCTTTTGTAGGTTTAAAAGAAGGTGGAGGTTTACAATGGTTAACGTACGAATTTGGTGTGCCTTTAGCAATGGCTTTTTTATTAATTGCTATAATTCCTACGTTATATAATTCAGGTATTGTAAGTGTTTATGAGTATTTAGAAAAACGTTTTGATGCTTCATCAAGATTATTAATCAGTTTTGTTTTTCAAATTAGTAGATCTGTTGCAACAGGAGTTATGGTGTATACAATGGCACTAATTCTGCAAGCAACTGTAGGTATCGATTTTTGGATTTCTGTATTAATTATCGGGATTATTACAATGATTTATTCTTTTCAAGGTGGTATGAAAGCTGTTATTTGGGGAGATGTAATACAAATGTGTATTCTGTTTTTTGGTATTGTAGTTTGTTTAATTTACGGAATTAGCGAGCTTGGTGGTTTCGAAAATTTCTTAACCAACGTAGACCAAGAAAGATTAACAGCAGTAGATTTTTCTAAATGGGGTTTTAATAATGCTGATAAAAACGATGAATTTGGTTTCTGGCCAATGGTAATTGGTGGTTTCTTTTTGTACGCTTCTTATTATGGTACAGACCAAACACAATCTCAAAGATTATTGTCTGCCAAAGGTTTACCAACCATTAAAAAACTATTATTAGCCAATGGTTTATTACGTTTTCCTATTACTTTAACTTACTGTATTATGGGGTTAGTTTTAGGTACTTTATTGTTGCAAGATGCAAGTTTTCAATCTTTAATGGATAGCGTTTACCAGTCTAATATTGGTAGTTTAGAAGGTAAAAAAGCAGATTTAATGGTGCCAGTTTTTATCATTAAATATTTGCCAAATGGTATTATTGGTATTTTAATAGTAGCAATAATGTCTGCTGCAATGTCTTCTTTAAGTTCTACTGTAAACTCTTTGTCTGCAGTTTCTTTAGAAGATTTTATCAAAAGATTTAAACCTAATATGTCAGACAAACAATATGTGTCTTATTCAAGATTATTATCTGTTTTCTGGGGATTAGTTTGTTTGTTTTTCGCCTTTTTTGCGGGTAGTATAGAAGGTACTGTAATTGAAGTTATTAATAAAATAAGTTCTATTTTTTATGGACCAATTTTAGCTGCTTTTATCTTGGCAATTTTAACCAAAAAAACACACGCATTAGGTGCCAATATTGGTATAGTTGCAGGTGTTGCTTTTAATATGTATTTATGGTTGTATGTGCCAGATGTATTTTGGTTTTGGTGGAATGCAATTGGCTGTTTTGTAACAATTTTTGTAGCGTATACAGTTAGTTTACTTATAAAAAGAGAAACAAAAGAAGGCTTAGAAGTGGTGTTTTATAAAGGAGGTAAAAAAGAAGTTGCACTATTATTAGGTTACTTTATCATCATTGTAATTTTAGCAATGTTTTTAGTTAATTTTCTAAGTTAA
- a CDS encoding MGH1-like glycoside hydrolase domain-containing protein yields MENLQEKAKEILNNNWKGSFSIPCANLYPFQWKWDSGFIAIGLAHFNMQNAEKEIETLLDAQWDNGFIPHIIFHTENDSYFPGANFHRSELHPLSSKKYKSTGMTQPPVTGFVLEDMYKISKDKSQTLQYLKTVIDKVYFNHEYFYNNRDPKNEGLVYIYHNWESGTDNSPIWDDIWATMNPPEYTFERRDTTHVDASERPSKREYDHYLHIIEIAKANNYSDEKIAELSPFLVQDPLFNAMLIKSNESLINLYEEIGGNADKIDQLKKWQEQSIKSFKDKLFDDELGAYIHYDLRNEKPLRHLTSSSFSPLFANIPSQERADKMVKVMLEKFGGEHQYLCASFDPDSDRFNPKKYWRGPVWVNLNWMLFYGLKNYGYNDVSERVKQDTISIVEKNGFYEYFDSRKEMHTNGKAGYGGGDFSWSAALLLDMLNN; encoded by the coding sequence ATGGAAAACTTACAAGAAAAAGCCAAAGAAATTTTAAATAACAACTGGAAAGGTAGTTTTAGTATACCTTGTGCAAATTTATATCCTTTTCAATGGAAATGGGATTCTGGTTTTATAGCCATTGGTTTAGCGCATTTTAATATGCAAAACGCAGAAAAAGAAATCGAAACTTTGTTAGATGCGCAATGGGACAACGGATTTATTCCTCACATAATTTTTCATACCGAGAATGATAGTTATTTTCCTGGTGCAAATTTTCATCGTTCAGAGTTGCACCCATTATCATCAAAAAAATATAAATCAACAGGAATGACACAGCCTCCAGTAACAGGTTTTGTGTTAGAAGATATGTATAAAATTAGCAAGGATAAATCACAAACTTTACAATATTTAAAAACTGTAATTGATAAAGTATATTTTAATCACGAGTATTTTTACAACAACAGAGATCCTAAAAACGAAGGTTTAGTGTATATTTATCATAACTGGGAATCTGGTACAGATAATTCTCCAATTTGGGATGATATTTGGGCAACTATGAATCCGCCAGAATATACTTTTGAAAGAAGAGATACTACACACGTAGATGCTTCAGAAAGACCATCTAAAAGAGAATATGACCATTATTTACACATTATAGAAATTGCAAAAGCCAATAATTATAGTGATGAAAAAATAGCGGAATTATCGCCTTTTTTAGTGCAAGATCCTTTGTTTAATGCAATGCTGATAAAATCTAACGAAAGTTTAATTAATTTATACGAAGAAATTGGAGGTAATGCTGATAAAATTGATCAACTTAAAAAATGGCAAGAACAAAGTATAAAATCTTTTAAAGATAAATTATTTGATGATGAATTAGGAGCATATATTCATTATGATTTAAGAAACGAAAAACCATTAAGACATTTAACATCATCTTCATTTTCGCCACTTTTTGCAAACATTCCATCGCAAGAAAGAGCAGATAAAATGGTAAAAGTAATGTTAGAGAAATTTGGAGGAGAACATCAATATTTATGTGCTTCTTTCGATCCTGATAGCGATCGTTTTAATCCTAAAAAATATTGGAGAGGACCAGTTTGGGTAAATTTAAATTGGATGCTTTTCTACGGATTAAAAAATTATGGTTACAATGATGTTTCAGAACGAGTGAAACAAGACACCATTAGTATTGTAGAAAAAAATGGGTTTTATGAGTATTTCGATTCTAGAAAAGAAATGCATACCAATGGTAAAGCTGGTTATGGTGGTGGAGATTTTTCGTGGAGTGCAGCTTTATTGTTAGATATGTTAAATAATTAA